A genomic segment from Klebsiella africana encodes:
- the ugpQ gene encoding glycerophosphodiester phosphodiesterase: MSNWPYPRIVAHRGGGKLAPENTLAAIDVGARYGHTMIEFDAKLSKDGQIFLLHDDNLERTSNGWGVAGELAWDDLLKVDAGSWFSREFKGEPLPLLSQVAERCRRHGMMANIEIKPTTGLGPQTGNVVALAARDLWQGMTAPLLSSFEIDALEAAQEAAPELPRGLLLDEWRDDWRELTARLGCVSIHLNHKLLDAARVASLKQAGLHILVYTVNKPQRAAELLHWGVDCICTDAIDVIGPNFQP; this comes from the coding sequence ATGAGTAACTGGCCTTATCCCCGCATCGTCGCCCATCGCGGCGGCGGTAAACTGGCGCCGGAGAACACCCTGGCGGCTATCGACGTCGGCGCCCGCTACGGGCACACGATGATTGAGTTTGACGCCAAGCTGTCGAAGGACGGGCAGATCTTTCTGCTGCATGACGATAATCTCGAACGTACCAGCAATGGCTGGGGCGTGGCGGGCGAGCTGGCGTGGGACGATCTGCTGAAGGTCGATGCCGGCAGCTGGTTCAGCCGTGAATTTAAGGGCGAACCGCTGCCGCTGCTCTCCCAGGTGGCGGAGCGCTGCCGCCGTCACGGCATGATGGCGAATATCGAAATTAAGCCGACCACCGGGCTGGGGCCGCAGACCGGCAACGTGGTGGCGCTGGCTGCGCGCGATCTGTGGCAAGGCATGACCGCGCCGCTGCTCTCATCCTTTGAAATCGACGCGCTGGAAGCGGCGCAGGAAGCCGCGCCCGAGCTACCGCGCGGGCTGCTGCTGGATGAGTGGCGCGATGACTGGCGCGAATTGACCGCCCGGCTGGGCTGCGTCTCAATTCATCTCAACCACAAGCTGCTGGATGCGGCGCGGGTAGCAAGCCTGAAACAGGCCGGCCTGCATATTCTGGTGTATACGGTCAATAAACCCCAGCGCGCCGCCGAGCTGCTGCACTGGGGCGTAGACTGCATCTGCACCGATGCTATTGATGTCATCGGGCCGAATTTCCAGCCTTAA
- a CDS encoding sn-glycerol-3-phosphate import ATP-binding protein UgpC, with translation MAGLKLQAVSKSWDGKTQVIQPLTLDVADGEFIVMVGPSGCGKSTLLRMVAGLERVTSGDIWIDRKRVTEMEPKDRGIAMVFQNYALYPHMSVEENMAWGLKIRGMGKGLIAERVQEAARILELDGLLKRRPRELSGGQRQRVAMGRAIVRDPAVFLFDEPLSNLDAKLRVQMRLELQQLHRRLKTTSLYVTHDQVEAMTLAQRVMVMNKGVAEQIGTPVEVYEKPASRFVASFIGSPAMNLLEGRISDDGGRFELAGGMQLPTNHEHRRHAGRKMTLGIRPEHFILSSQAQGGIPLLMDTLEILGADNLAHGRWGEQKLVVRLPHQQRPAAGSTLWLHLPLEHLHLFDGETGQRA, from the coding sequence ATGGCTGGTTTAAAACTACAGGCAGTAAGCAAAAGCTGGGATGGCAAAACCCAGGTGATTCAACCGCTGACGCTGGACGTGGCGGACGGGGAATTCATCGTCATGGTCGGCCCGTCGGGCTGCGGGAAATCAACGCTGCTGCGGATGGTCGCCGGACTGGAGCGGGTGACCAGCGGCGATATCTGGATTGATCGCAAACGGGTGACTGAGATGGAGCCGAAGGATCGCGGCATCGCGATGGTGTTCCAGAACTATGCCCTTTATCCGCATATGAGCGTGGAAGAGAACATGGCGTGGGGGCTGAAGATCCGCGGCATGGGGAAGGGACTGATCGCCGAGCGGGTGCAGGAGGCTGCGCGTATTCTTGAGCTGGATGGCCTGCTCAAGCGCCGCCCGCGGGAACTGTCCGGCGGCCAGCGCCAGCGCGTGGCGATGGGCCGCGCCATCGTGCGTGACCCGGCGGTGTTCCTGTTCGACGAACCGTTGTCAAACCTCGACGCCAAGCTGCGTGTGCAGATGCGTCTTGAGCTACAGCAACTGCATCGTCGCCTGAAAACCACTTCGCTGTATGTCACCCACGATCAGGTGGAGGCGATGACCCTCGCCCAGCGGGTGATGGTGATGAATAAAGGCGTTGCCGAGCAGATCGGCACCCCGGTTGAGGTGTATGAAAAACCCGCCAGCCGCTTTGTGGCGAGCTTTATCGGCAGCCCGGCCATGAACCTGCTGGAAGGGCGCATCAGCGATGACGGCGGCCGCTTTGAGCTGGCGGGCGGCATGCAGCTGCCGACGAATCATGAGCACCGGCGCCACGCCGGGCGTAAAATGACCCTCGGTATCCGCCCGGAGCATTTTATTTTAAGCTCGCAGGCGCAAGGCGGCATTCCGCTGCTGATGGACACCCTGGAAATTTTAGGTGCCGATAACCTCGCCCACGGGCGCTGGGGCGAACAGAAGCTGGTAGTCAGACTGCCGCACCAGCAGCGCCCGGCGGCAGGCAGCACGCTATGGCTGCATCTGCCATTGGAACATCTGCACCTCTTTGATGGTGAAACAGGACAACGCGCATGA
- a CDS encoding DUF2756 family protein: MKAILFLAALMPLGVLAQPINVNNNPNQPGYVVPSQQRMQNEMKVQQQQQQSMLKQDLNNQTRSQQQHLQNQLQTNQQRAAQGGNLNPPQQVLPNNNGGMLRQTNP; encoded by the coding sequence ATGAAAGCGATTCTGTTTCTGGCGGCGCTGATGCCGCTTGGCGTATTAGCCCAGCCGATCAATGTTAATAACAACCCTAACCAGCCGGGTTACGTGGTGCCCAGCCAGCAGCGTATGCAAAATGAGATGAAGGTGCAGCAACAGCAGCAGCAAAGCATGCTGAAGCAGGATCTGAACAATCAGACCCGCTCGCAACAGCAGCATTTGCAAAACCAGCTGCAGACTAATCAGCAGCGCGCGGCCCAGGGCGGTAATCTCAATCCGCCGCAGCAGGTGCTACCGAACAACAATGGTGGAATGCTGCGGCAGACCAACCCGTAA
- the ggt gene encoding gamma-glutamyltransferase, producing MIKTIWRLVVIAALLAGGSFTVAANPPPPPVSYGVEEDVFHPVRARQGMVASVDALATRVGVDILRQGGNAVDAAVAVGYALAVTHPQAGNIGGGGFMMLRTKDGKTTAIDFREMAPEQATRDMFLDDQGNPDSKKSLTSHLASGTPGSVAGFSLALEKYGTMPLNKVIRPAIKLAEEGFIVNDALADDLKTYGSEVIPQHENSKAIFWKNGEPLKKGDRLVQKNLGKSLELIAEHGPDAFYKGAIADQIADEMKKHGGLITKADLAGYKAVERTPVSGEYRGYEVYSMPPPSSGGIHIVQILNILENFDMQKYGFGSADAMQVMAEAEKHAYADRSEYLGDPDFVNVPWQALTSKAYAKTIAAEIDVNKAKPSSQIRPGKLAPYESNQTTHFSVVDKDGNAVAVTYTLNTTFGTGIVAGDSGILLNNQMDDFSAKPGVPNVYGLVGGDANAVEPKKRPLSSMSPTIVVKDGKTWLVTGSPGGSRIITTVLQMVVNTIDFGMNVAEATNAPRFHHQWLPDELRVEKGFSPDTLKLLEAKGQKVALKEAMGSTQSIMVGPEGMLYGASDPRSPDDFTAGY from the coding sequence ATGATAAAAACAATATGGCGTCTGGTGGTCATCGCTGCGTTGCTGGCGGGGGGCAGTTTTACCGTCGCCGCCAATCCGCCACCGCCGCCGGTCTCTTATGGCGTAGAGGAAGATGTGTTCCACCCGGTACGCGCCCGGCAGGGGATGGTGGCGTCGGTGGACGCGCTAGCGACCCGTGTCGGCGTGGATATTCTGCGCCAGGGCGGCAACGCCGTCGATGCGGCAGTGGCGGTTGGCTACGCGCTGGCGGTCACCCATCCGCAGGCCGGGAATATCGGCGGCGGCGGTTTTATGATGCTGCGGACTAAAGACGGCAAGACCACAGCGATCGATTTCCGCGAAATGGCGCCGGAGCAGGCCACCCGCGACATGTTCCTGGACGACCAGGGCAACCCGGATAGTAAAAAATCACTGACTTCGCATCTCGCCTCCGGCACGCCAGGCAGCGTCGCCGGTTTCTCTCTCGCGCTGGAAAAATACGGCACCATGCCGCTGAACAAAGTGATCCGCCCGGCGATTAAGCTGGCAGAAGAGGGCTTTATCGTTAACGATGCGCTGGCGGACGATCTGAAGACCTACGGCAGCGAAGTGATCCCGCAGCATGAAAACAGTAAAGCGATCTTCTGGAAGAACGGCGAGCCGCTGAAGAAGGGCGATCGGCTGGTGCAAAAGAATCTGGGGAAAAGCCTGGAGCTAATTGCCGAGCATGGCCCGGACGCTTTTTATAAAGGGGCCATCGCCGACCAGATCGCTGACGAGATGAAAAAGCACGGCGGACTTATCACCAAAGCCGATCTCGCCGGCTATAAGGCTGTGGAGCGTACGCCGGTTAGCGGCGAGTATCGCGGGTATGAGGTTTACTCTATGCCGCCGCCGTCCTCCGGCGGGATCCACATCGTGCAGATCCTGAATATCCTCGAAAACTTCGATATGCAGAAATATGGCTTTGGCAGCGCCGACGCTATGCAGGTGATGGCGGAGGCAGAGAAACACGCCTATGCCGACCGCTCTGAATATCTCGGCGATCCAGACTTCGTCAACGTGCCGTGGCAGGCGCTGACCAGCAAAGCTTACGCCAAAACGATAGCCGCCGAAATTGATGTGAATAAGGCGAAGCCTTCCAGCCAGATCCGTCCGGGCAAGCTGGCGCCGTATGAAAGCAACCAGACCACCCACTTTTCGGTGGTCGATAAAGACGGCAATGCGGTGGCGGTGACCTATACGCTGAATACCACCTTCGGTACCGGCATTGTGGCCGGTGATTCCGGTATTTTGCTCAATAACCAGATGGATGATTTCTCGGCGAAGCCCGGCGTGCCTAACGTCTATGGTCTGGTGGGCGGCGACGCCAATGCGGTGGAGCCGAAAAAACGCCCGCTGTCGTCGATGTCGCCGACCATTGTGGTGAAAGACGGCAAAACCTGGCTGGTGACCGGCAGCCCGGGCGGCAGTCGGATTATCACCACCGTACTGCAGATGGTGGTCAATACCATCGATTTCGGGATGAACGTTGCGGAAGCCACCAACGCACCGCGTTTTCACCATCAATGGCTGCCGGATGAGCTGCGGGTGGAGAAAGGCTTTAGCCCGGATACCCTGAAGCTGCTGGAGGCGAAGGGGCAGAAAGTGGCGCTAAAAGAGGCGATGGGCAGTACCCAGAGCATCATGGTGGGGCCGGAAGGCATGCTGTATGGCGCCTCCGATCCGCGTTCACCGGATGATTTTACGGCGGGATATTAA